Proteins encoded together in one Carya illinoinensis cultivar Pawnee chromosome 3, C.illinoinensisPawnee_v1, whole genome shotgun sequence window:
- the LOC122303284 gene encoding amino acid transporter AVT1I-like isoform X2 encodes MEAEPHYGVSVTEPLMHGEWNRREAKDVEADNGDRNTDSAASFFMTCFHGLNALSGVGILSVPYALASGGWLSLILIFVIAIAAFYSGLLIQRCMDMDPDIRSYPDIGNRAFGNKGRLLVSVVMYIELYLVATGFLILEGDNLYNLFPNSGFEMAGITIGGKQMFVIIVAVVILPSVWLDNLSLLSYISASGVLASVIILCSIWWTGVFDGIGFHGKGTPLNWNGIPTAVSLYAFCYCAHPVFPTLYTSMRNKRQFTNVLFLCFTLCTVSYASMAVLGYSMFGSNVQSQITLSLPIDKLSSKVAIYTTLVNPVAKYALMVTPIVNATKSWFPCQYNKRIYGLLISTSLVISTVIVALVVPFFANLMSLVGAFLSVMGSIILPCLCYLKISGTYHRLGLEMVVLWGMILMGVAVGIVGTYASLVEIIGHLRADGLSSLIVSRAWSPY; translated from the exons ATGGAGGCCGAACCCCATTACGGTGTTTCCGTCACGGAACCTCTCATGCATGGTGAGTGGAATCGCCGTGAGGCAAAGGATGTAGAGGCAGATAACGGCGATCGTAACACTGACAGTGCCGCGTCCTTTTTCATGACCTGTTTCCATGGACTCAATGCACTATCAG GAGTGGGGATACTATCAGTTCCATATGCACTAGCATCGGGAGGATGGTTAAGCTTGATACTTATATTTGTTATAGCCATTGCAGCCTTTTACTCTGGCTTGTTGATACAAAGATGTATGGATATGGATCCTGATATCAGAAGTTATCCTGATATTGGCAATCGCGCATTTGGGAACAAGGGAAGACTACTGGTTTCAGTTGTCATGTACATAGAGCTCTATCTTGTTGCGACAGGATTCCTGATTCTAGAAGGGGATAACTTATATAACTTGTTCCCCAACTCGGGATTCGAAATGGCAGGGATAACGATCGGAGGAAAACAAATGTTCGTTATCATTGTGGCAGTCGTAATTTTGCCTTCGGTTTGGTTGGATAACCTGAGCCTTCTTTCCTATATCTCTGCCAGTGGGGTTTTAGCTTCGGTTATCATCCTCTGCTCGATCTGGTGGACTGGTGTGTTTGATGGAATTGGATTTCATGGAAAGGGGACACCTCTTAATTGGAATGGGATACCCACAGCTGTTAGCTTATATGCTTTCTGTTATTGTGCGCATCCGGTCTTCCCTACACTCTACACTTCCATGAGAAACAAACGTCAGTTTACTAAT GTCTTGTTCCTCTGCTTTACCTTATGCACTGTCAGCTATGCGTCAATGGCAGTTTTAGGTTACTCAATGTTTGGCTCAAATGTTCAATCACAGATAACTCTGAGCCTCCCAATTGACAAACTTAGCTCTAAGGTGGCAATATACACCACCTTGGTCAATCCCGTAGCCAAATATGCATTGATGGTGACACCTATTGTGAATGCTACCAAAAGTTGGTTTCCATGTCAATACAACAAAAGGATATACGGCCTCTTAATTAGTACCTCCCTTGTAATCAGCACTGTCATTGTGGCCCTGGTTGTCCCCTTCTTTGCGAATCTCATGTCACTGGTTGGAGCGTTTTTAAGTGTCATGGGTTCGATTATACTACCATGCTTATGCTACTTGAAGATCTCGGGCACTTATCACCGATTAGGACTTGAAATGGTGGTTTTATGGGGTATGATACTAATGGGTGTTGCAGTTGGAATAGTTGGTACCTATGCATCTCTTGTAGAAATAATAGGGCATCTGAGAGCAGATGGTTTGTCTTCGTTGATCGTAAGTAGGGCATGGTCGCCTTACTAA
- the LOC122303284 gene encoding amino acid transporter AVT1I-like isoform X1, giving the protein MKATLSDYSPSSVPLILDEKQNGLAHKLEEVESNCHPSSTTNISFFKTCFNGLNALSGVGILSVPYALASGGWLSLILIFVIAIAAFYSGLLIQRCMDMDPDIRSYPDIGNRAFGNKGRLLVSVVMYIELYLVATGFLILEGDNLYNLFPNSGFEMAGITIGGKQMFVIIVAVVILPSVWLDNLSLLSYISASGVLASVIILCSIWWTGVFDGIGFHGKGTPLNWNGIPTAVSLYAFCYCAHPVFPTLYTSMRNKRQFTNVLFLCFTLCTVSYASMAVLGYSMFGSNVQSQITLSLPIDKLSSKVAIYTTLVNPVAKYALMVTPIVNATKSWFPCQYNKRIYGLLISTSLVISTVIVALVVPFFANLMSLVGAFLSVMGSIILPCLCYLKISGTYHRLGLEMVVLWGMILMGVAVGIVGTYASLVEIIGHLRADGLSSLIVSRAWSPY; this is encoded by the exons aTGAAGGCCACGCTCTCAGACTATTCTCCCTCAAGCGTGCCTCTCATTCTTGATGAGAAGCAAAATGGGCTGGCTCATAAACTAGAGGAAGTGGAGTCGAACTGTCATCCCTCCAGTACAACCAACATCTCATTCTTCAAAACATGTTTTAATGGGCTCAATGCTTTGTCAG GAGTGGGGATACTATCAGTTCCATATGCACTAGCATCGGGAGGATGGTTAAGCTTGATACTTATATTTGTTATAGCCATTGCAGCCTTTTACTCTGGCTTGTTGATACAAAGATGTATGGATATGGATCCTGATATCAGAAGTTATCCTGATATTGGCAATCGCGCATTTGGGAACAAGGGAAGACTACTGGTTTCAGTTGTCATGTACATAGAGCTCTATCTTGTTGCGACAGGATTCCTGATTCTAGAAGGGGATAACTTATATAACTTGTTCCCCAACTCGGGATTCGAAATGGCAGGGATAACGATCGGAGGAAAACAAATGTTCGTTATCATTGTGGCAGTCGTAATTTTGCCTTCGGTTTGGTTGGATAACCTGAGCCTTCTTTCCTATATCTCTGCCAGTGGGGTTTTAGCTTCGGTTATCATCCTCTGCTCGATCTGGTGGACTGGTGTGTTTGATGGAATTGGATTTCATGGAAAGGGGACACCTCTTAATTGGAATGGGATACCCACAGCTGTTAGCTTATATGCTTTCTGTTATTGTGCGCATCCGGTCTTCCCTACACTCTACACTTCCATGAGAAACAAACGTCAGTTTACTAAT GTCTTGTTCCTCTGCTTTACCTTATGCACTGTCAGCTATGCGTCAATGGCAGTTTTAGGTTACTCAATGTTTGGCTCAAATGTTCAATCACAGATAACTCTGAGCCTCCCAATTGACAAACTTAGCTCTAAGGTGGCAATATACACCACCTTGGTCAATCCCGTAGCCAAATATGCATTGATGGTGACACCTATTGTGAATGCTACCAAAAGTTGGTTTCCATGTCAATACAACAAAAGGATATACGGCCTCTTAATTAGTACCTCCCTTGTAATCAGCACTGTCATTGTGGCCCTGGTTGTCCCCTTCTTTGCGAATCTCATGTCACTGGTTGGAGCGTTTTTAAGTGTCATGGGTTCGATTATACTACCATGCTTATGCTACTTGAAGATCTCGGGCACTTATCACCGATTAGGACTTGAAATGGTGGTTTTATGGGGTATGATACTAATGGGTGTTGCAGTTGGAATAGTTGGTACCTATGCATCTCTTGTAGAAATAATAGGGCATCTGAGAGCAGATGGTTTGTCTTCGTTGATCGTAAGTAGGGCATGGTCGCCTTACTAA
- the LOC122302457 gene encoding structural maintenance of chromosomes protein 4-like isoform X1, translated as MVALLEAQLKEMNPNLDSISEFWRKVLLYNDRVEELNQVTQQRDNIKKQYDEWRKKRLDEFMAGFNAISLKLKEMYQLLHLQSMITLGGDAELELVDSLDPFSEGVVFSVRPPKKSWKNIANLSGAEKTLSSLALVFALYHYKPTPLYVMDEIDAALVPSMCRLQKCFYCWALCEGQDKGCSVYNLSLRNNMFELADRLVGIYKTDNCTKSITINPGSFVVCEKLPEDEFGFTFTVIP; from the exons ATGGTAGCATTGCTGGAAGCCCAACTGAAGGAGATGAATCCCAATCTTGATTCAATCTCAGA ATTTTGGAGAAAGGTTTTGTTATATAATGACCGAGTTGAGGAACTAAACCAGGTCACTCAACAGCGTGATAACATAAAGAAGCAGTATGATGAATGGAGGAAGAAGAg ATTGGATGAGTTCATGGCAGGATTCAATGCAATATCTTTGAAGCTAAAGGAGATGTATCAG CTCCTCCATTTGCAATCA ATGATCACACTCGGAGGCGATGCAGAACTTGAGCTAGTGGACTCTTTGGATCCTTTCTCTGAAGGTGTTGTTTTCAGTGTCAGACCACCAAAGAAGAGCTGGAAGAATATTGCAAATTTATCAGGTGCTGAAAAG ACACTCAGCTCACTGGCCCTTGTTTTCGCACTTTATCACTACAAGCCAACTCCGCTTTATGTGATGGATGAAATTGATGCTGCTCTGG TTCCTTCCATGTGCAGACTTCAAAAATGTTTCTATTGTTGGGCATTATGTGAAGGACAGGACAAAGGATGCTCAGTTTATAATCTAAG CCTGAGAAATAACATGTTTGAATTGGCCGATCGACTCGTAGGTATCTACAAGACTGATAATTGCACCAAGAGCATTACAATTAACCCAGGGAGTTTTGTAGTATGCGAAAAGCTGCCTGAAGATGAGTTTGGTTTTACTTTTACCGTCATTCCTTGA
- the LOC122302457 gene encoding structural maintenance of chromosomes protein 4-like isoform X2, with the protein MVALLEAQLKEMNPNLDSISEFWRKVLLYNDRVEELNQVTQQRDNIKKQYDEWRKKRLDEFMAGFNAISLKLKEMYQMITLGGDAELELVDSLDPFSEGVVFSVRPPKKSWKNIANLSGAEKTLSSLALVFALYHYKPTPLYVMDEIDAALVPSMCRLQKCFYCWALCEGQDKGCSVYNLSLRNNMFELADRLVGIYKTDNCTKSITINPGSFVVCEKLPEDEFGFTFTVIP; encoded by the exons ATGGTAGCATTGCTGGAAGCCCAACTGAAGGAGATGAATCCCAATCTTGATTCAATCTCAGA ATTTTGGAGAAAGGTTTTGTTATATAATGACCGAGTTGAGGAACTAAACCAGGTCACTCAACAGCGTGATAACATAAAGAAGCAGTATGATGAATGGAGGAAGAAGAg ATTGGATGAGTTCATGGCAGGATTCAATGCAATATCTTTGAAGCTAAAGGAGATGTATCAG ATGATCACACTCGGAGGCGATGCAGAACTTGAGCTAGTGGACTCTTTGGATCCTTTCTCTGAAGGTGTTGTTTTCAGTGTCAGACCACCAAAGAAGAGCTGGAAGAATATTGCAAATTTATCAGGTGCTGAAAAG ACACTCAGCTCACTGGCCCTTGTTTTCGCACTTTATCACTACAAGCCAACTCCGCTTTATGTGATGGATGAAATTGATGCTGCTCTGG TTCCTTCCATGTGCAGACTTCAAAAATGTTTCTATTGTTGGGCATTATGTGAAGGACAGGACAAAGGATGCTCAGTTTATAATCTAAG CCTGAGAAATAACATGTTTGAATTGGCCGATCGACTCGTAGGTATCTACAAGACTGATAATTGCACCAAGAGCATTACAATTAACCCAGGGAGTTTTGTAGTATGCGAAAAGCTGCCTGAAGATGAGTTTGGTTTTACTTTTACCGTCATTCCTTGA
- the LOC122302457 gene encoding structural maintenance of chromosomes protein 4-like isoform X4, producing MMNGGRRVSYRLDEFMAGFNAISLKLKEMYQLLHLQSMITLGGDAELELVDSLDPFSEGVVFSVRPPKKSWKNIANLSGAEKTLSSLALVFALYHYKPTPLYVMDEIDAALVPSMCRLQKCFYCWALCEGQDKGCSVYNLSLRNNMFELADRLVGIYKTDNCTKSITINPGSFVVCEKLPEDEFGFTFTVIP from the exons ATGATGAATGGAGGAAGAAGAg TATCCTACAGATTGGATGAGTTCATGGCAGGATTCAATGCAATATCTTTGAAGCTAAAGGAGATGTATCAG CTCCTCCATTTGCAATCA ATGATCACACTCGGAGGCGATGCAGAACTTGAGCTAGTGGACTCTTTGGATCCTTTCTCTGAAGGTGTTGTTTTCAGTGTCAGACCACCAAAGAAGAGCTGGAAGAATATTGCAAATTTATCAGGTGCTGAAAAG ACACTCAGCTCACTGGCCCTTGTTTTCGCACTTTATCACTACAAGCCAACTCCGCTTTATGTGATGGATGAAATTGATGCTGCTCTGG TTCCTTCCATGTGCAGACTTCAAAAATGTTTCTATTGTTGGGCATTATGTGAAGGACAGGACAAAGGATGCTCAGTTTATAATCTAAG CCTGAGAAATAACATGTTTGAATTGGCCGATCGACTCGTAGGTATCTACAAGACTGATAATTGCACCAAGAGCATTACAATTAACCCAGGGAGTTTTGTAGTATGCGAAAAGCTGCCTGAAGATGAGTTTGGTTTTACTTTTACCGTCATTCCTTGA
- the LOC122302457 gene encoding structural maintenance of chromosomes protein 4-like isoform X5, giving the protein MVALLEAQLKEMNPNLDSISEFWRKVLLYNDRVEELNQVTQQRDNIKKQYDEWRKKRLDEFMAGFNAISLKLKEMYQLLHLQSMITLGGDAELELVDSLDPFSEGVVFSVRPPKKSWKNIANLSGAEKTLSSLALVFALYHYKPTPLYVMDEIDAALVPSMCRLQKCFYCWALCEGQDKGCSVYNLRYLQD; this is encoded by the exons ATGGTAGCATTGCTGGAAGCCCAACTGAAGGAGATGAATCCCAATCTTGATTCAATCTCAGA ATTTTGGAGAAAGGTTTTGTTATATAATGACCGAGTTGAGGAACTAAACCAGGTCACTCAACAGCGTGATAACATAAAGAAGCAGTATGATGAATGGAGGAAGAAGAg ATTGGATGAGTTCATGGCAGGATTCAATGCAATATCTTTGAAGCTAAAGGAGATGTATCAG CTCCTCCATTTGCAATCA ATGATCACACTCGGAGGCGATGCAGAACTTGAGCTAGTGGACTCTTTGGATCCTTTCTCTGAAGGTGTTGTTTTCAGTGTCAGACCACCAAAGAAGAGCTGGAAGAATATTGCAAATTTATCAGGTGCTGAAAAG ACACTCAGCTCACTGGCCCTTGTTTTCGCACTTTATCACTACAAGCCAACTCCGCTTTATGTGATGGATGAAATTGATGCTGCTCTGG TTCCTTCCATGTGCAGACTTCAAAAATGTTTCTATTGTTGGGCATTATGTGAAGGACAGGACAAAGGATGCTCAGTTTATAATCTAAG GTATCTACAAGACTGA
- the LOC122302457 gene encoding structural maintenance of chromosomes protein 4-like isoform X3, with protein sequence MVALLEAQLKEMNPNLDSISEFWRKVLLYNDRVEELNQVTQQRDNIKKQYDEWRKKRLDEFMAGFNAISLKLKEMYQLLHLQSMITLGGDAELELVDSLDPFSEGVVFSVRPPKKSWKNIANLSGAEKTLSSLALVFALYHYKPTPLYVMDEIDAALVPSMCRLQKCFYCWALCEGQDKGCSVYNLRYLLCNLQPEK encoded by the exons ATGGTAGCATTGCTGGAAGCCCAACTGAAGGAGATGAATCCCAATCTTGATTCAATCTCAGA ATTTTGGAGAAAGGTTTTGTTATATAATGACCGAGTTGAGGAACTAAACCAGGTCACTCAACAGCGTGATAACATAAAGAAGCAGTATGATGAATGGAGGAAGAAGAg ATTGGATGAGTTCATGGCAGGATTCAATGCAATATCTTTGAAGCTAAAGGAGATGTATCAG CTCCTCCATTTGCAATCA ATGATCACACTCGGAGGCGATGCAGAACTTGAGCTAGTGGACTCTTTGGATCCTTTCTCTGAAGGTGTTGTTTTCAGTGTCAGACCACCAAAGAAGAGCTGGAAGAATATTGCAAATTTATCAGGTGCTGAAAAG ACACTCAGCTCACTGGCCCTTGTTTTCGCACTTTATCACTACAAGCCAACTCCGCTTTATGTGATGGATGAAATTGATGCTGCTCTGG TTCCTTCCATGTGCAGACTTCAAAAATGTTTCTATTGTTGGGCATTATGTGAAGGACAGGACAAAGGATGCTCAGTTTATAATCTAAG GTATCTTTTATGCAATCTGCAGCCTGAGAAATAA
- the LOC122302457 gene encoding structural maintenance of chromosomes protein 4-like isoform X6 yields MVALLEAQLKEMNPNLDSISEFWRKVLLYNDRVEELNQVTQQRDNIKKQYDEWRKKRLDEFMAGFNAISLKLKEMYQLLHLQSMITLGGDAELELVDSLDPFSEGVVFSVRPPKKSWKNIANLSGAEKTLSSLALVFALYHYKPTPLYVMDEIDAALDFKNVSIVGHYVKDRTKDAQFII; encoded by the exons ATGGTAGCATTGCTGGAAGCCCAACTGAAGGAGATGAATCCCAATCTTGATTCAATCTCAGA ATTTTGGAGAAAGGTTTTGTTATATAATGACCGAGTTGAGGAACTAAACCAGGTCACTCAACAGCGTGATAACATAAAGAAGCAGTATGATGAATGGAGGAAGAAGAg ATTGGATGAGTTCATGGCAGGATTCAATGCAATATCTTTGAAGCTAAAGGAGATGTATCAG CTCCTCCATTTGCAATCA ATGATCACACTCGGAGGCGATGCAGAACTTGAGCTAGTGGACTCTTTGGATCCTTTCTCTGAAGGTGTTGTTTTCAGTGTCAGACCACCAAAGAAGAGCTGGAAGAATATTGCAAATTTATCAGGTGCTGAAAAG ACACTCAGCTCACTGGCCCTTGTTTTCGCACTTTATCACTACAAGCCAACTCCGCTTTATGTGATGGATGAAATTGATGCTGCTCTGG ACTTCAAAAATGTTTCTATTGTTGGGCATTATGTGAAGGACAGGACAAAGGATGCTCAGTTTATAATCTAA